ATGAATGAGGTAATCAGATGTGGGTGGTGTGGAACAGATCCGCAATACGTAAAATACCATGATGAAGAATGGGGGAAACCTGTTTACGATGATCAGACCTTGTTTGAATTTTTAATTCTGGAAGGGGCTCAGGCAGGGCTCAGCTGGATTACTATTCTGAGAAGAAGGGAAAGCTACAGGGCCGCTTTCGCTGGTTTTGATGTCCAAAAGGTGGCGGCTTTTACCGGGGCCGATGAAGAGTGCTTAATGAATGATACCGGGATCATCAGAAACCGCCTGAAAGTTAAAGCTGCAATTAATAACGCACGTCTTTTCCTCGCCATACAAGAAGAATTCGGCTCTTTCTCAGACTATATATGGGGTTTTATTCCTGACAGAAAACCAATTGTAAATAGTAGAGCTTCCCTGAAAGATGTTCCTGCCCGTACGGAAATCTCAGATGCCATTAGTAAAGACATGAAAAAACGTGGATTTAAGTTCTTCGGAACAACGATCTGCTATGCACATATGCAGGCCACAGGTATGGTAAACGACCATATTGAGGGCTGCATTTCCAAATAAATTTTTTAAACGGAGCTATTTATGCACCGCATTGTAAGCAGTAACAAAGGCCCTGATCAGCTTCCCATCAAAGCTTTCTGTGGCCTTTATTCTTTCCGCTAGGTCCTCATCGTTGCTTAGCTTTTGTAACAATATATTTTTGATGTGCTGGGTCTTTCCTTCAGAGTTTCCTCCTTCAACAGGTAACTCAGACATTGGACCGGTACCAACTTTCTCAATGAAAAATGTACTCGGCATTACCCTTTTAACCGGAGCTTCCTGACGACGACCTCCGCCAATACTGATACCCCCTCCAAAGCCTACTCCACCAAAACCGCCGCTTCCAGCCCCAATACCAATGCTTGGAGTAATGCGGCGTCTTTTCGGTTCTGGAACGTCTACGCCTGTGCTACCTCCAATGGCATACAGGTTAACAGCTCCCTGTTCGAGTATTTTAAAGAAGCGGTGCTCCATTTTCTTTTTGATGATGATAGGCTTACTGACATAAGTTTCTCCATTCCATACAAATTCCTGAATATCAGTAGCCCTATACTGTACAACAGATTCATCTTCTTTAGTCAGAACCACATTGGTATAGTCTGTTGCCTGTATAGTCCCACGAAGAAAATTGCCAGGTGCAATGACCACAATATCTTGTGCTTTCAGTCCGATTCCGGCAATCAGCAGGAACATGACCATGGTAAATGTTTTTATGGTGCGCATCATGCTCAAATAACGGAAATTATTTGTTGTTGTTATGGATAATGACAAACAATTATTTAAGTATTAGTACCTTTATCCGAAGCCTTGAAAGCGCTGCCTGATCTTTAATGAAATTCAGTCGTCTTTTCACGGCAGCACATAAAATAACGATATTAAAAAACAATATATTCCGATGAAAAAACTTTTTCTTCTTGACGGCATGGCTCTCATATACAGGGCGCATTTTGCATTGAGTAAAAATCCCAGGTTTACCTCTACAGGCATTAATACATCGGCTGTAATGGGGTTCGCCAATACCTTAATGGAGGTGCTCAAAAAAGAAAAACCAAGTCATATTGCTGTGGTTTTTGATACCGAAGCCCCAACCGAAAGACATACCGATTTTGAAGCTTATAAAGCCCATAGACAGGCCATGCCAGAGGATCTTTCTGCAGCTCTGCCTTATGTGTTCAAACTGATTGAGGGGTTTAATATCCCGGTTATCACTAAAGATGGCTTTGAAGCAGACGATATTATTGGTACGCTGGCTAAAGAAGGGGAAAGACAGGGCTTCCAGGTATATTGCATGACACCTGATAAGGATTTTGCCCAACTGGTGTCGGACAACATCTTTATCTATAAACCTGCCAGGATGGGTAATGAAATGGAAATCCTCGGTGTTGCAGAAGTGCTTGCTAAATGGGAAATAGAAAATGTAACTCAGGTAATTGATATCCTTGGCTTATGGGGAGATGCGGTAGACAATATTCCTGGAATTCCAGGAATTGGAGAAAAAACGGCTAAGTCGCTGATTAAACAATATGGTTCGATGGAGAACATCATCGCCAATTCTCATGAGCTGAAAGGTAAACAAAGAGAAAATGTGGAGGCCTTCGCGGAACAGGGAATGATTTCTAAAAAATTAGCTACAATCATTCTGGACGTTCCGGTAGAATTTAATCCGGATACCTTAATCCTGGAAGAACCAAGCAGAGAATTGCTGGAGCCACTTTTCGCGGAACTGGAATTCAGAACCATTGGCAAAAGGGTTTTTGGTGAAGGATTTAGCGTAACTGAGGCCAAAGGCAATGTTTCACAGCAAATAGACCTGTTTGGGAATGTGGTAGACCAGCCGGCAGGAAAAACAGCTAATTTTGTTGCACCTCCTTCGTTTGAAGAGAGCGAACCTTCAAAAACAATAGAGAATACAATACATGATTATCAGTTGGTAGATACTCCGGAATTGCGGAAATCACTGATTGCTTTTCTATCAGATCAGGACAGCATTTGTGTAGATACTGAAACCACAGGAACGGATGCCAATCTTGCTGAACTGGTCGGTCTTTCTTTCAGCACCAAACCCGGTGAAGGGTATTATGTCCCCCTATCGGCAGAAAGAGAAGAAGTCCTGCCGATTCTGGAGGAATTCAGAAGCGTCCTCGAAAATGAGAAAATTGCCAAAATCGGCCAGAATATCAAGTATGATATCCTGATACTGAAATGGTATGGAATTTCTATCAAAGGAACGCTATTTGATACCATGCTGGCCCATTATTTAATTGACCCGGATACCAGACACAACATGGATGTGCTGTCAGAGAATTATCTGGGGTACTCACCGATTTCTATTACCAAACTGATTGGTCCGAAAGGGAAGAATCAGGGAAATATGAGAGATGTTCCGGTAGAACAGGTAGTCGATTATGCTGCGGAAGATGCTGATGTTACGCTACAACTGGCTAATATCTTTAGGCCAATGCTAAAAGACCTTAATGCAGAAGAACTGGCAAGGGATGTAGAAAATCCATTGGTTTATGTGCTTGCTGATATTGAAAAAGAAGGCGTAAGAATTGACATTGATACCCTGATCAACTATTCTAAAGAACTGGAAACAGACATCCGTAAGTTCGAACAGAATGTATACGATAAATGCGGACTAACCTTTAACCTGGCCTCACCAAAACAGTTGGGAGAAGTTTTGTTTGACAAGCTTCAACTGGATCCTAAAGCTAAGAAAACCAAGACAGGGCAGTATCAGACTGGTGAAGATGTATTGCTGGCATTAGCACATAAAAGTGATATTGTACAGGATATATTAGATTTCCGCCAGTTGCAGAAACTGAAGTCTACCTATGTTGACGCGCTTCCATTGTTGGTAAATCCTAAAACCGGCAGGGTACATACCAGCTACAACCAGGCGGTAGCAGCAACCGGAAGGCTCAGTTCTAATAACCCCAATCTGCAGAACATCCCGATTCGAAGTGACCGTGGCAGGGAAGTGCGTAAAGCATTTATTGCAAGAGATGAGCATCATGTATTGCTATCTGCAGATTATTCCCAGATAGAACTTCGCATTATTGCCGACATCAGCAAGGAAGAGAATATGCTGGATGCATTCAACAAAGGGATCGACATTCATACTGCAACTGCAGCAAGGGTATATGGAATTACAATTGAAGAAGTAACACCTAACCAGAGACGAAATGCGAAAGCGGTGAACTTTGGTATTATTTACGGACAATCTGCCTTTGGTTTATCTCAAAATCTGGGAATACCAAGGAAGGAAGCTGCGGAAATTATAGAACAGTACTTTACACAGTATCCCGGAATTAAGCGATATATGTCTGATACGATGAATTTCGCCCGAGAAAATGGTTTTGTAGAAACAATTTTGGGAAGAAGAAGGTATTTAAGAGATATTAATTCTGCCAATCAGACGGTCCGTGGTTTTGCAGAACGAAATGCCATTAATGCACCAATACAGGGCTCTGCGGCAGATATGATTAAGGTAGCTATGATCAATATACACAAGGATATTCTGGATCAGGGATTACAATCTAAAATGACAATGCAGGTGCATGATGAGTTGGTGTTCGATGTTTTAAAGACAGAGGTAGAAGCGATGAAAAAGATCATTACACATCGGATGAAAACAGCAATTAAGACTACCGTACCGATTGAAATTGAAATTGGTGAAGGTGTAAACTGGTTGGAAGCACACTAAATAAAGATAAAAGCCATATCTGCTAAAAGATTTCAGAATCGAATAGCAGATATGGCTTTTTTAAGACCTGTTGTTTTTTAAAGGTCTATTGTCTCTCCGATTGCTGGCAGCAAGAGGGTTTTATTTTCTCTGTTGAATTTTGCCAGCGCTTCATTTGTGTCGATTTCTATGACAGGGAAGGTGTTGTAATGAACACCAATAACTTTATCACATTCAAAATATTTTGTAGCAATTAAAGCGTCATCCACATCCATGGTATAATTTCCTCCAATAGGAAGGATTGCATAATCCAACTGATACAGATCTGCAAGAAGCTTCATTTCTATTGTTAATGAAGTATCCCCTGCGAAATAAACAGTTTTTCCTGCGGTTTCCAATACGAATCCGGCTGGATTACCACCATAACTGCCATCTGGCATAGAGCTGGAATGTGCGGCCCAAACCATTCTTAATTTTCCAAATTCGAATTTCTGAGCCCCGTAATTCATAGAATGTGTGTTTTTTACTCCCTTTGACTCAGCCCAGTCGATCACTTCGGGCATTCCAATTACCTGGGCATTGGTTTGTGCAGCCAAAGCAACCAGGTCAGCAACGTGATCGCCGTGGCCATGACTTACCAGGATGTAATCGGCTTCAATCTTACTGATATCGATGTGCTTGGCCAGTTTATTTGGGCTGATAAAAGGATCAAAAAGAAATTTTCTGCCTCCTGCTTCCAATAAAAAGCAGGACTGGCCGTAATAAGTGTATTTCATCATGATGATTAAGGTTAAAATTATTGGCCAAACATTCCTCCAAGGCCACCAAGCATGTCTTTTGTTGCAGCTTGCATTTCTGTTGCAGAAACAATGTCTGCCTGACTAAGCACTTTATTAATGGCAGTAAGGAGTAGTTCTTCTAATTCTTCTTTATCTGCCTGCTTGTAGAACTCTTCATCGATTTCCACTGCAGTAATGGCCTTGTTTGCAGTCGCAGTAATACGTATCGCTCCACCTTCCACTTCTCCAAAAACAGAAACGGTATCTAATCTCTTCTTTATTTCATCGGCCTTTTGTTGTGCGGCCATTAGCTTATCAAACATAATGTGTCGTTGTTAATGTATTTATAAAACGAAATTAAGGCAATTTGGTTTAAAGAAATAACATTGTTTAAAGATTTAGAGAAGAGATCGCGCCAGGGTATCATTTCATGAGCTCCTTATGGAAATCAACAAATAGCCTGAAAAGATCTTCATATTCAGTAAAGGGTAAAGTAAACGCGGCATCATTTACATCATGATATGCACTAATTCCTCCCTGTGTGTAGAGAAAAAACGCAGGAACGCCTTTTTCTGTAAAAAAATAATGATCGCTATTGGCCGCTTTACCCCTTGGATTTATTTTCACGAGGTATTTTTTTTCTTCATTGATTTTTTGAAGTAGAGTAAATTCTTTAAGATGAACGGTTGCATTGACTACAGTAATGCCATTTTCACCTGTCCCAACCATATCAACATTGGTCAGGAACCGGATTTTACGTAAATCCAGAAGGGGATGTTCTGTAAAGTATTTCGATCCCGCCAGACCATCCTCTTCTCCTGCAAAGCAAAGGAAAGCAATACTGTAAGGTTGGGGATGACGGGCATAATAACGGGCAAGGGTCAATAATAATGAAACCCCGCTGGCATTGTCATTCGCTCCAGGAAAATAAATGTCAGCACCCATCCCTCCTAAATGATCGTAGTGAGCGGTCATAACGAGGATGGAATCAGATTTTGAAGTTCCTTTAACTAGTCCGCAGATATTGCTCGCCTGGAATTCAGGCTGGAGCCGATTCTCAATGTCCAGCTCAATGTCCTGAGGTTTTCCTGATATAGCGGTTTTTAATACAGTGATTCCGGTATAGTCTGATTGTTCAGGAGCAACAGACCAGGTTAGTTTATCGCTCAGGAGCAGGATGATCCGTTGTTCCGGATGGATAAAAGTGATGCTGTCTTTTTGATATAGCCGGGCCCGCCCCTGAAGTCCCTTACTTTCCGGCATCACCACGAATTCTTTTCCCGGGATCAGCGATTTCCCATTGAGGCGGACCGCCATTTTTCCAGGAAAGGTATTTGCCGGGTAGGAAAAATGTTGTTTAAAAGTTTTTCCATTCATTGGGCTTAGACCGTAGGCCTTGAATGAAGAACTGATAAAATCTGCCGCCTTACTCATCCCATCTTTGGTATATCCACGGCCCCACATCGTTTTTGAAGTCAGCGTATCCAGTATTTTTCTTGCTGTTCGGATGTCCTGTGATAAAACCGGGTTTGCCTGGAGAAGGAAAAGAATAAACAAGTACTTTTTCATTCGGATATAGAATTAATCTGTGGTCCTAGCCTGGCCCTGGGTTCGTAAATTGTAAATATATAAAATTGAAACCCGATGATGATTAAAACAGATTGGTAAAAATGTTGTTATTGGAGGTACTGATATACTTAACCCTTTTTATATGGATATTCGCTCAAATGAGCCGTTTTGGTTGGTGAAAAATGGATTGCTGTATACTTACCCCTCTCTTAGAGATCACCTGAGTTGTGACATCCTTATCGTAGGTAGCGGAATAACAGGAGCCTTAATGGCTCATTCATTTGTAGAAAAAGGATATGATACGGTGCTGATTGATAAACGGGAAATTGCAAATGGGAGCAGCTCTGCTACCACCTCAATGCTTCAATACGAGATCGATGTGCCCTTGCATGAATTGATCGATATGATCGGGGAACAAGGAGCTGTTGCGAGTTATAAAGCCTGCCGGGATTCAATTGACCGGTTACAACAACTGGTGAAGGATGTTGATTCCCCTTGTGGCTTTGAGCAAAAAGATTCCCTCTATTTTGCCAGCAAGTCAAAAGATGTTAAGTGGCTTAAGAAAGAATTCGATGCCCGGAAACGCGCTGGTTTTAAGGTTCAATGGCTCGAAAAAAAAGAGATTAAGCAAAAATATGGACTGTTGACTGAGGGAGGTATTCTGTCTTCAGATGGTGGGAGTGTAGATGCTTTTTGTCTGGCTCATGACCTGCTTCACTACAATACCAAAAGAGGACTTCGTGTTTTTGACAAGACAGAGCTGAAAAAAGTGAAGTACGAAAAGGATAAGGTATTGGCAGAAATTGCAACCGGGGCGGTCATTACAGCAGGAAAGATAGTTTATTGTACCGGATATGAAACCCAGGTAATGCTTCCGGAGCGAATCGTTAATCTGAAGAGCACTTATGCGATGGTAAGTGAGAAAAATGAGGCCTTGCCAGCTTCAATCTCAGATACGCTGTTCTGGAATACGGATGCACCTTACCTTTATATGAGAACCACTGCTGACGGTCGCTTATTAGTAGGAGGAGAAGATGAAAATTTTAGAAATGCATTGAAGAGAGATGCATTGCTGGGACGGAAAAAAGATAAACTTGTGAAAACAGTTGAAAAGTTTATGCCAGGGCTTCGCTTTATCGGGGATTTCTGCTGGTGCGGGACTTTCGGGGAAACCAAAGATGGGCTTCCTTATATTGGGGCACACCCGAAATTTCCAAATTCTTACTTTGTACTGGGTTTTGGGGGGAATGGAATTACATTTTCTGTACTTGGAATGGACATCATTCCCGAGATGATCAGGGATGCGCCGAGTTTGCTGTCACATTATTTTAGATTCGGAAGGTAACTGTTTGTTTATCAGTTTGAATTGTTCTTATTTTCTAAGGATTTATGCGTGTTTTCTCAGATGAAAAGATAACGAAAACTTAATATCTTGTGCCGTTATTTTTTAATGTGACGCCTATTTTTGAACTAAAATATCAAACCATGAACAAGCAATTTTTAAGATTATCAATCGTCGCGCTGGGCTTGCTTAGTTTCGCAGCCTGTAAAAACAAAGACAAAAAAACAGGAGATGCAGCTGATAGTACTTTGGCTACGCAAACAACCGAAACTGCTGCATCCACCACACCTGCTCCTGTAGGGAATGAGCCTTTGGCTTATATGATTACGGCGAGTCCGGATTCTGCACTTTTAGGTAAAAAAAGTGAAGCCCTGATTAAAATTCTGGAGAGCAAAGGTGTTGCATTGCAAGATGCTGATGGAAAGTCCAGTGGAATGCAAGTGACCATTAAGCTGAGTGTGACAAATAAAAGTACGGTAGGAAAAGAGCAGTATTTTACGGTCAATTATTCTGATGCAAGGTTACAATTGGATAATAATACTTCTGTAGCACCGGAAGGAGGAACAGGTTCTTCCAGTCCTCAGCCGGAAACTACCTCTGAAGCGGAGTGGACTTTTAAGGTTCCTGCAAATGCTAAACCGAAGAAACTGAGCCTTTTTATGGACGAAACAAGGGTCGCTGTCGACCTCAGGGTAGAAGAAAAGAAATAATCATAAACCTGCTGTGTAAACAGCAGGTTTTTTTTTGAACAATTTTTCACCGAATAATGTAAAAAAATTAAAAACATATTGCACAACTCAATATTTATTTAAACCTTTGCGCCTCAACTATTTTAAAGAATTATTAGACACAGGAAATGATCAAGCAAATCATACATAAACTTTCTATTTTAGAAGCAAAGAATATTGCTTCCGAAAGTCTGTTTATTGAACGCTTGCGACCCATATTTGCTGTGACCACTAATCGGCAAAATTATACGCCACGGATTTGAATAATCACTGAGTAGCAACTCAGCCCATTTCCTTAGAGGATTGCCTCTTAAAAAACAATTAATCAGAACATTTATTTTTTCGTTAACCTATTAATGAATATAAACGATTTTATAGTGCAGGTTGCACTTCCTGAACATCGTGTCTTTGCAGAAGAAATTTGTGAAGAAATGGCCGAATCGGCCAAAGCACGTGGTACAGGTATCGCTAAACGCTCTCCGGAGTACGTTGCAGGTAAAATTTCAGATGGGAAGTCAGTTATCGCTTTCCATAAAGATGGAACCTGGGCAGGTTTCTGTTATATCGAAACCTGGAGTCATGGACAATTTGTGGCCAACTCCGGCCTTATCGTTAGTCCACGTTTCCGAAAGGCGGGACTCGCACATGCCATCAAAGAAAAAATCTTCGAGCTTTCCAGACAAAAGTATCCAAAGGCAAAAATCTTTGGCCTGACTACCGGTCTGGCAGTAATGAAGATCAATTCTGATCTTGGCTATGAGCCGGTTACCTATTCAGAACTGACTCAGGATGAAGATTTCTGGAAAGGCTGTCAGAGTTGTGTGAACTTTGAAATCCTGACAATGAAAGAGCGGAAAAATTGCATGTGTACAGCAATGTTGTATGATCCTGCAACACAGAAGCACGATGTCGCCAAGAAGTTTGCAGAAGAACTGGAGAAAAAACCAAAATTGTACGAGCGTTTTATGCGCATCAAACAAAGATTGGTGTTAAAGCCTAAACCTTCGGGTAAGGGAGGATTAAAACCCCTGTTATTATTGTTTACATTTTTATTTAAATAGCTGTTATTTTAAGATGAAGAAAAAAGTTGTTTTAGCTTTTAGCGGAGGTTTAGATACTTCGTTTTGTTGTATTTATTTGGCACAGGACCGTGGACTGGAAGTGCATTCTGTGATCGTTAATACCGGTGGTTTTTCTGATGAAGAACTTCAGGAGATCGAGAAACGTGCTTATGCCTTAGGAGTAGCTTCTCATGCGGTAGTTGATGAAACTACCAATTATTATGATGGCTGTATTAAATACCTGGTGTTTGGGAATGTATTGAAAAATGCAACCTATCCGCTTTCTGTGAGTGCAGAGCGTGTGAGCCAGGCAACTGCAATTGCAAATTATGTGAAAAAAATCGGCGCAGATTATGTAGCTCATGGTAGCACAGGTGCCGGAAATGATCAGGTACGTTTCGATATGATTTTTAACATCATTATCCCTAATGTAGAGATCATCACTCCAATCAGAGATTTGAAATTATCCCGCGAAGCGGAAATAGAATATTTGGCTGCACATGGTGTAGAATATAGTGCTGAAAAAGCAAGATATTCTATCAATAAAGGTTTATGGGGAACTTCAGTAGGAGGAAAAGAAACTTTAACTTCCAATGAAACTTTACCGGAAGAAGCATGGCCAACCCAGGTTTCAGTACACGAGCCACGTAAACTGGAACTGACCTTTGAAAAAGGAGAACTGGTGGGGATTGATGGAGAGACATTAGCCCCGGTTGCGGCGATTCAGAAATTACAGGCGATCGCGCAGCCTTATGGCATTGGAAGAGACATCCATGTGGGTGATACCATTATCGGGATTAAAGGCCGCGTAGGCTTTGAAGCTGCAGCACCTATGGTCATCATCAAGGCACACCATACCTTGGAAAAACATACCTTAACCAAATGGCAGCTTTCCTGGAAAGAGCAACTGGCCTCTTTTTATGGCAACTGGCTGCATGAAGGTCAATTTCATGATCCCATCATGCGTAACATTGAATCCTTTTTAGCAGATACGCAGAAAACAGTGAGCGGAAAGGTCTTTGTTGAATTGTTACCTTACCGTTTCCAGATCATTGGTAT
This region of Pedobacter steynii genomic DNA includes:
- the argG gene encoding argininosuccinate synthase, producing the protein MKKKVVLAFSGGLDTSFCCIYLAQDRGLEVHSVIVNTGGFSDEELQEIEKRAYALGVASHAVVDETTNYYDGCIKYLVFGNVLKNATYPLSVSAERVSQATAIANYVKKIGADYVAHGSTGAGNDQVRFDMIFNIIIPNVEIITPIRDLKLSREAEIEYLAAHGVEYSAEKARYSINKGLWGTSVGGKETLTSNETLPEEAWPTQVSVHEPRKLELTFEKGELVGIDGETLAPVAAIQKLQAIAQPYGIGRDIHVGDTIIGIKGRVGFEAAAPMVIIKAHHTLEKHTLTKWQLSWKEQLASFYGNWLHEGQFHDPIMRNIESFLADTQKTVSGKVFVELLPYRFQIIGIESAHDLMSNKFGSYGEMNNAWSGEDVKGFSKIFGNQVMIWHKVNSNEG
- a CDS encoding YbaB/EbfC family nucleoid-associated protein, which translates into the protein MFDKLMAAQQKADEIKKRLDTVSVFGEVEGGAIRITATANKAITAVEIDEEFYKQADKEELEELLLTAINKVLSQADIVSATEMQAATKDMLGGLGGMFGQ
- a CDS encoding DNA-3-methyladenine glycosylase I; its protein translation is MNEVIRCGWCGTDPQYVKYHDEEWGKPVYDDQTLFEFLILEGAQAGLSWITILRRRESYRAAFAGFDVQKVAAFTGADEECLMNDTGIIRNRLKVKAAINNARLFLAIQEEFGSFSDYIWGFIPDRKPIVNSRASLKDVPARTEISDAISKDMKKRGFKFFGTTICYAHMQATGMVNDHIEGCISK
- a CDS encoding M28 family metallopeptidase; this translates as MKKYLFILFLLQANPVLSQDIRTARKILDTLTSKTMWGRGYTKDGMSKAADFISSSFKAYGLSPMNGKTFKQHFSYPANTFPGKMAVRLNGKSLIPGKEFVVMPESKGLQGRARLYQKDSITFIHPEQRIILLLSDKLTWSVAPEQSDYTGITVLKTAISGKPQDIELDIENRLQPEFQASNICGLVKGTSKSDSILVMTAHYDHLGGMGADIYFPGANDNASGVSLLLTLARYYARHPQPYSIAFLCFAGEEDGLAGSKYFTEHPLLDLRKIRFLTNVDMVGTGENGITVVNATVHLKEFTLLQKINEEKKYLVKINPRGKAANSDHYFFTEKGVPAFFLYTQGGISAYHDVNDAAFTLPFTEYEDLFRLFVDFHKELMK
- the polA gene encoding DNA polymerase I, which gives rise to MKKLFLLDGMALIYRAHFALSKNPRFTSTGINTSAVMGFANTLMEVLKKEKPSHIAVVFDTEAPTERHTDFEAYKAHRQAMPEDLSAALPYVFKLIEGFNIPVITKDGFEADDIIGTLAKEGERQGFQVYCMTPDKDFAQLVSDNIFIYKPARMGNEMEILGVAEVLAKWEIENVTQVIDILGLWGDAVDNIPGIPGIGEKTAKSLIKQYGSMENIIANSHELKGKQRENVEAFAEQGMISKKLATIILDVPVEFNPDTLILEEPSRELLEPLFAELEFRTIGKRVFGEGFSVTEAKGNVSQQIDLFGNVVDQPAGKTANFVAPPSFEESEPSKTIENTIHDYQLVDTPELRKSLIAFLSDQDSICVDTETTGTDANLAELVGLSFSTKPGEGYYVPLSAEREEVLPILEEFRSVLENEKIAKIGQNIKYDILILKWYGISIKGTLFDTMLAHYLIDPDTRHNMDVLSENYLGYSPISITKLIGPKGKNQGNMRDVPVEQVVDYAAEDADVTLQLANIFRPMLKDLNAEELARDVENPLVYVLADIEKEGVRIDIDTLINYSKELETDIRKFEQNVYDKCGLTFNLASPKQLGEVLFDKLQLDPKAKKTKTGQYQTGEDVLLALAHKSDIVQDILDFRQLQKLKSTYVDALPLLVNPKTGRVHTSYNQAVAATGRLSSNNPNLQNIPIRSDRGREVRKAFIARDEHHVLLSADYSQIELRIIADISKEENMLDAFNKGIDIHTATAARVYGITIEEVTPNQRRNAKAVNFGIIYGQSAFGLSQNLGIPRKEAAEIIEQYFTQYPGIKRYMSDTMNFARENGFVETILGRRRYLRDINSANQTVRGFAERNAINAPIQGSAADMIKVAMINIHKDILDQGLQSKMTMQVHDELVFDVLKTEVEAMKKIITHRMKTAIKTTVPIEIEIGEGVNWLEAH
- a CDS encoding NAD(P)/FAD-dependent oxidoreductase, which gives rise to MDIRSNEPFWLVKNGLLYTYPSLRDHLSCDILIVGSGITGALMAHSFVEKGYDTVLIDKREIANGSSSATTSMLQYEIDVPLHELIDMIGEQGAVASYKACRDSIDRLQQLVKDVDSPCGFEQKDSLYFASKSKDVKWLKKEFDARKRAGFKVQWLEKKEIKQKYGLLTEGGILSSDGGSVDAFCLAHDLLHYNTKRGLRVFDKTELKKVKYEKDKVLAEIATGAVITAGKIVYCTGYETQVMLPERIVNLKSTYAMVSEKNEALPASISDTLFWNTDAPYLYMRTTADGRLLVGGEDENFRNALKRDALLGRKKDKLVKTVEKFMPGLRFIGDFCWCGTFGETKDGLPYIGAHPKFPNSYFVLGFGGNGITFSVLGMDIIPEMIRDAPSLLSHYFRFGR
- a CDS encoding metal-dependent hydrolase, with amino-acid sequence MMKYTYYGQSCFLLEAGGRKFLFDPFISPNKLAKHIDISKIEADYILVSHGHGDHVADLVALAAQTNAQVIGMPEVIDWAESKGVKNTHSMNYGAQKFEFGKLRMVWAAHSSSMPDGSYGGNPAGFVLETAGKTVYFAGDTSLTIEMKLLADLYQLDYAILPIGGNYTMDVDDALIATKYFECDKVIGVHYNTFPVIEIDTNEALAKFNRENKTLLLPAIGETIDL
- a CDS encoding acetyltransferase translates to MNINDFIVQVALPEHRVFAEEICEEMAESAKARGTGIAKRSPEYVAGKISDGKSVIAFHKDGTWAGFCYIETWSHGQFVANSGLIVSPRFRKAGLAHAIKEKIFELSRQKYPKAKIFGLTTGLAVMKINSDLGYEPVTYSELTQDEDFWKGCQSCVNFEILTMKERKNCMCTAMLYDPATQKHDVAKKFAEELEKKPKLYERFMRIKQRLVLKPKPSGKGGLKPLLLLFTFLFK